In Porites lutea chromosome 9, jaPorLute2.1, whole genome shotgun sequence, a single window of DNA contains:
- the LOC140948909 gene encoding uncharacterized protein → MAARLLEVINCTLTCAHKLFAKSCAHLGTYDTSPKLIIGGDIIKQAYSVKSLGVHIDENLSWNMHIEKIAKKIASGIGVIKRCRPFVNRTTLESVFNALVQPYFNYCCEVWGHCNKSLSNKLQKLQNRAARILTFSSYDTSADPLLEQLNWKRLDTQRQIQVATMVYKSIHGLAPDYLGSLFTKYNPPYNLRNSENKLAVPLPRTNFLKNSFSYNGAVIWNSLSPELRQAKSLNSFRNGCRDFFD, encoded by the coding sequence GTAATCAACTGCACGCTAACTTGTGCTCACAAGTTATTTGCCAAAAGTTGTGCACACCTAGGTACTTACGATACTTCCCCTAAACTAATCATAGGTGGtgacataattaaacaagcttactcggttaaatctctgggtgtgcatatagacgaaaacctttcatggaatatgcacattgaaaaaatagccaagaaaatcgcatcgggcattggagtaattaagcgttgtaggccttttgttaatcgaaccacattggagtccgttttcaatgccttagttcaaccgtactttaattactgctgcgaggtctgggggcattgcaacaaaagtctttcgaataagctccaaaagttgcaaaaccgggctgcccgtattctaaccttctccagttatgacacaagcgctgatcctcttcttgagcaactcaactggaaacggttggatactcagcgacaaatacaagtggccaccatggtctataaatctatacatggtcttgcgcccgactatcttggttctcttttcactaaatataatccaccttataatttaaggaactctgaaaacaaactagctgttccattgccccgcaccaatttcttgaaaaatagctttagctataatggtgcggttatctggaacagcttgtcccctgaattgcggcaagcaaaatcacttaattcttttcgaaatggttgtcgcgatttctttgactga